CATCATTCGTTGCAAAGTTGCAGTGGGTGGCTTCAGCTTCACTGGTGGGCTCTATCAAGCGAATAAAAAAATCGACACCTTCCTTGTTTTCCCTAGCCGGGCATCACTCGTTTTCTCTTCGTGCTCTACTCGGTCTCGtgaaaaacaattttttaataaacagGCATCGATTCACGTAATTGCACCGCTTCAGGTTTAGTTAGCTCTGGCATCGCTACCTGCAACTTGTGGAAGGCCTAATGGTTCCAGCAATGGAATGGAATTAACAGGTACAATGCGCATGGGTGATGGCTGAATGCGTCTGAGTGACAGGGACCGGGTATCCTTGTCAGGCGACTGCATTGGCATTGCATCGCATGCTTCCTTCCATCGTACTCTATATATCCTTGTCTTTCTCTACGATGCATGAACCTGCCTGCATTCTTGGAGCTCCATCTGAGAAGGTTccatcctttttttttggttccaTAATTTCCACACTCTTTCCTTCCTAcatgtgctgctgctgctgctgctgctgctgcactatAGAAACAAGTGACGTGGGGtgacaagaaagaaagaagaaagaaagagatgCCTTCATCGGCTTCCTGGAAGTAGTCCAGACAAGAGACGACTTTCTGTCTGTCCTCAGCAATGCGGTGGCCGTATGTTGTTTCCTTCCTTGCGCCTCGTCATCAGCAATTAAATCCACACAAGCGAAAGAAGAGGAACAAGGTTCTGGGAAGCATCCAAGAGGATCATGTCAACATTTGTAACAACACTTCATTTCCACGAGTTTGATTCATCACTCCAAATATATCTGAATTAAACTAGTCTGTCAAATAGTCATCTGATTTCGTCACAAAGAAAGTCAGCCACTAGATTGGACGGACgagacaaccatcaaaactcaCTGCAGATGGAGACCATCATCCTGTACAGCCAAACAAGACAACATCCATACAAAAAGGACCACAAGACAATTCCACTGCTGAGTGCTGACATTGTGTGAGATGTACTGCTAGCCGCTTGGGAAGGAGACGCCCAGAACAGCAAGAATTCAGATAGGAAGAGATAGTATTATCATTATGAAGGACGGAGGAAGAACAGAGGAAGGTTTTGGAGAGGTTCCAGTTTATCCATACATTTCTTACCCCCTTCTCAAGTCTAATCCCGTTTATATAACCAACCGGCAGTGTCTAACTAGTTAACCCACTCCGGACCACACACGCGCGGGTTCACGCACCGGACTCGCTGGCTACGCGGGAGTTCAATTTCACTAGGCTTCAAGGCTCCTTCTTCAGTTTCGTCAGACACGCGTACATCTTCAGAGTTGCTGCTGACATGTACATCCTAATACCGAACACAAGACAATTCATCAGCTACTCTTTCCAAGTTATTACAGTTAAGGTGCCATTCATTCTAACATCAATCTTATCAGAAACATACAGCCGAATGGTATGATACAAAGGAGCTAATTCTAATAAGCTTGCACGCAGATGATGAATGATCAGGGATTTCTCTGGATCAGCTTCTGGGAACTGATTGCCCTGCTCTCTCACTGACGCTTAATTGCTTCAGTTCCTTGAGTGCCACTGTAACAAGCTAACAAAGCACATATTAGCTTGCATACCCAGTAAAATCACAAATACGTTAGGCAACACTCAGAGGTAAGCTTATTATGCGGGTTTTTTTCAACCAGATATTTGTGCAAGAAGCCTTGGGCAATTACATATTGAAATAGATGATGCTAATCCCACACCTGCACACACCACTGTGACTAAACTTGCCACTCATTTGGTTGCGATACTTTTGAGGTGAATTTTACAAAATCAATGTCATGGGCAAAGTTAAAGTAAGGTATGTGTGATGCACAGAGGTCATTGTTCACACGCATAAATTACTATTCCCACGCGTGAACAGTGCTGGTGGTACTGTAGCGCGAGTTTAGTATATGCTACGGCAGAAGATCTAGACTTGCCATTTAATTAgaagataagtttggtaggagtTAGATTTGATTTGGTTAGAAGATAAATTTGGTAAATTAGAGATTTGGAGTTGATTTAGGATTGTAATGTCCTCTCTCTATATAAAAGGGCAGCCGTGCATCATTGTAATGAAGCAAGAAGACTTAATCTAGTCTACTATAATATTCTAAGTCTTTctcatctatagtctaatcttTCATCCCTAGCAGCTAACGCCGTCCGACTATCCTTCGCGGATGTTTACCCTGTTATGATCATAGGATCATAACAAATTGGTATCAGAAACCATAGCTTCAAGTGCTGAACAGGAGCAATTCAAGGTATTACTCGATGTGCAAGAAAATTTGTTGCGTAAGGAATTTCAGGATGGCATCAGCAACATCAAGAACGTGTTGTCTAATCTGACACGTGCAATAACAGGCCTCATGGAACGAGTGACGACACTCGAGAAGCTCAAGGGCATGGAAGGCATGCCGATCACGGGTGACACCTCTGTTGCGAGTTCGTCGAGCGCGGAGACCATTGCGGTACATACCTGCTCGCCAGGTATTCAACAATATGCCTGAGTGGCGGCAACGACGCCGCTAGCGCTGCTACCGTGTCGCCACTAGTGGTTATCACCATCGCCAACCATGATgtgcatgctgctgctgcttcaagCATGGACACCACCCTCGACACCAAGCCACTCACCATCTCTTCGATGAGATGTTccgacaacaacaacatcaagctAAGGCATGCGGCCAAGCTGGCCGTGTTCCTGACTTCATCAACGACCACCGCGCTACCACTAAACTACATCTCGTACCCACCATACACTAACGAAAGTATGTACTATTGAGAAAGTccattttattttcaaaactactgtgagaaaaatgaactaatGAACTAAAGTAGATGAAGCAGAGCAAGAATTGAATGCTCACCCTAACGGAAGCTCCATTTTGTAGTCTGGGACTTCTCCGAGGTCCGGGGTTTGGGTTCTGCGAGTAGCCTGGAGCGCTCCCGGAAATGGAAGGCTGGTTCTGGTTTTGCAAATAGGCTGGACTGCCCTGGACAATGGATGACAGGTTGCCATTACCTGAACTGCTATCCGCACGGTTTCCCCAAGATTGTTCTCGCATACCAGTTTCACGTTTAGTAGTGGCATTATGGTCCTTCCTTGAAAACTGACTAGCTGCAGCTCGAGCCCCGGCTATTGCTTCTGTAACACTTGGGGTTTTTCGTACCGCGGATTTGGAAGAATCAAACGTAAGAGATCCTGGCTTCAAGGAGAAAGGATCTGTTGGATCCGGAAGAGGGAACTTGACAGGTAGTGGACCTTGAACGGGTGAAAGACCTCTCACAGCCCCATCATAGATCTGTGACACAACGCAGAAGAAATTCGAAGTTATGACTTATGAGTAACAGCAAGCATTGCTTATGCTAACCAGAACTGAACTCACCCTTCTCTCTAAATTGTAAACACCCTGATAACCCCTCATCTCGAACGGAACCACCAACTTCTGCATAAATCAATGTGCCAAATGTGAGCGAAATCACAAGCATCTTGGATCTTTTAGCGGCATTGATGAAAGGGAAAGCTGGAATTTGGAACGGCAGCACCACTGACAGTATAGGACTTATATTTACTAGTTAGGGTCTTAGGGACTGGTAAATGGATAGAGCAGTAGTACGGTGTGGCAAACCCACCTGTGGATTTTCACAAAGCCAACAAAAGTCAGTGAGTCCTTCAAGCCTGACCTGCATTTGGCAGAATAGATATTTGATCTTGCATCATGAGCTAAGCAATAATGCATTGCATTGCAGGCTACATAATCGAAGGAAAGGATAGGGGTGGGGGACATGAACATGACATACAGACTCAGGCACATCTTCCCAGCAAACAAGCTCTTCAGACCTAACGCAGCCTACCACTTCAACACAGCCTGCAGTTTAGTGTAGGTGTAGCACATAAAAGGAAGAAGGAAATGACGTGAgctgcatttttctttttcatgtcCCAGCTCAACTCCTTCATCAAAGGATGATGTAGGCTGGAGTAGTAGCATCCTTCCTAGCTAGTGGAGGAGTAGTAGAAAGACGAGACATAAGATAAAAGTATCAGGAGTGGCACAAGTTAGTTTACCAAGGAGGCGTGAGACGGGGTAATGGTCGGGAAATTTGATGTCAGTGATCCCGTTGACGGCATAAATCTCCCTGTAGAAATCCTCCATGGCTTTGATGGTGTCGGGATCCGGAACCTTGGATGCCGCGTGAATCCATAGGCGGCCTGCGGTGGGGAAAAGAAAGAGATTTTCAGAAGCACAAACGAGCAATCAATTGATCAGACCCTCGGTTGCAGGAAAGAAGAGAAGAGTACAGACTTGGAAACCAATCCAATCCAAatctaaatccaaattcaaatccagTGGAGGAGGGGCACGGAGGGACCTGTGATTGGGGATGGCCAGGAGCGGCCCTCGACGCGCTTGATGCCGTGCACCAGTAGCGACGCCCACGGCTGGTGCATCGTCAGACAAGGGTTCCGGTAACTGCCACCGCTGTTGCTattccggccgccgccgcgcatGCTGCCGCTCGTGGTCGGATTGGATCGCCTTGGCTGCTGGTGGCGGTGCGGTGGCCGGAGCCCGGATGCAGCTCCTGGAGTCGAGTGGTGGGCCTCGGGGAAACCCAACTCGTGATGGGCTTTGGGCTGAGGCTCCTCCAATCCGAGGTTGGTTTGCTTGCTTCACCCTTTGTCCTACCTTCCTTTTTAAGATGTGTTTGATTTCTCGGATATCTCTCATCAAGATCCAGTAAATACATAGAATCTTAAAAACAAGTTTGTTTGGTTGTATTTATTCACCATTGCAGTTTGACCTAGTGGGTACAAATATATAATCTCATCATAGCTCTGAtctattataaaattatattcaTATGAGTAACCAACCGAAATCTTAGGATCGAACGGTTAAGATGCTGGTAAAGTCAAGGATTAGCGACTTATTGGCTTCAAAAGGCGCATGTTGGATCTTAATTACTCTGCCCTGGGCgtaccccctcctcctccttttataaTCAGGACGAGGCAGTCTTATCCTACTCGGACTCCTCCGAGTGTAAACTTTTCAGATCGTAGCTCTCCCGGATATCTTGGAGATCCTTCCAAATACGGTGGTAATCTTCGTATCAGATACAATTATGTACTGGATATTTTGTCATATGTATTATTTACCCATGGCAGGTACGATACTTACTTAAATAAGTAAATGATACGTGTATGGTGGATACTCGTTATGGATATACCATACTTATAgtaatatttaataaataatTATCCATTCCTCGTCAAGAGGATGCCGATGTAAGTGACAAGacggatcgggagcaggagataCTTTACGAAGGTCAAGATCGCGAGATAAGATGACACATGTCAACATCAAAATACTTGCTTAGGGTGTAAACAAGCGGCGGGAaatcatgctttgagaagcgtgcaaagtGGTTTGAtagtttgacctcaaaaccacaTTAGGGATGGAGGTGCACACAGCTCCTAGCGGATTAAGCCAACAACTTCATCACAcagatatctagtccacacactcacttatCAAAGACACACATGCCCTCTGAGTCTAACCAATGAAGTCATTGCTTTGCATATATCCATAATCATagacacgactattcgaatagatttacattctacaaaggttgtacactgcacccacacgatatgctcagcctctaatcgttgcaagcgaaggagcgaatcatactaaGATCCTGTTCCCATCGAGCATGTTGCTACACGATCCACCCATGGGAAAAACAACATGGGTCTGGAGTATTGGATTAATCGCGGCTCAACGACCATTGCAATGTCACCAGCCATCTCTCGTACTATGCACAATAATAAGTCTTTTCCTGAGTTTCCATTGTACCCTTGCTCTAGGGTGTGCAATGAGCTCAGCTAATGGGGTGTGAGATCAAATTCTACCCATATaagacgcatggttgcactgggATGGCTTAGCATGATGACGCAATGATTCAGTACTTATACGACCGAGACAGGCATATTCAACATTGGCAATGAGTACCACGCGGTATCTCAAGCCCGCAAGAGTATCCTcaccggaggactactctacctgccactaccaaaatagttttcactcattttacacaccacccgccATATCACACActacatcaaggatttcacaatcaCTAAAAATTTGGCATATAAGTTGAAATGATTATTTAGTGATTTCACAATcactaaagaaaaataatttttgttattGTCCGTCTGTATCTTCACACCACAGACGGTTTTTCTTAATGTTCGTCTATGTCTTCCTATCACATACGGTTTTTCTTAATGTTCGTCAGTGTCTTCACAtcaaatatgatttttcttaatgttCTTATGTGTTTTCAAATCACAGACGATTTTTCTTTATATCTGTATGTGTCGTATGACACATCAtaaactgatttttttaatgtttatcTGTGTCTTATGACATATCAcagatatttttttcttaatgtccGTCTGTGTCTTCTCACAGACGATTTCTATCGAAAAACGTCTGTGATTTCTGGCAAACTAAAACGGTCGGTCATGTTACAAACACATCTATTTTAGTAACTGTCCCTGTTTACTTTGTCAGTGACGGATCTTAAGAAACTGTCTGTGACACTCCGTCTACTTTCGttgtttctatagtagtgatacacatatatatattctggattttatgttagtttaattagtatttttcAGAAATGTTTCAGTTATAGATTTTATCTGAAAATATTTCTCTGGTGAATCAGAAtcatctctaaaaataatttagcTAACTGCCTGAATTTGGTTTATTGGAGAGGATGATGGTGTAATTAACCAATTTACCCTTGccatgatattttttttgttttttgttttacaTTAACTCATCAGATCATGAATTTTGTCATTATCATCACAGGCTATACAACATATATGATTCCTTAAGTCTAGCTCTTTCATATGTCATCACTTGCACCAGTGTCAGCCTCGTTTCATATATTGGCAATATGAAAACTGCTTGGTGCACCAGAATTGGCAGCATGCAAATATGGACAGATGCATGATACCATCATCGACCACCTCCACAACATAGAAAACTGGCAGACACAAAATAGTCAAAAATCAACTTGCGGTGTATCAGGATTTGCCTCAGAATTTGACAACACGTAAACATCACTTCATCTCATTGCATGTCGGTTTGTTCCACTGTTTATTCTGAGTCCAAGTTTCTCTCTCTCCATTATCCTCAGCTCTTATCCTCTTCCTCCACTGCGtgctctatctctctctccattGTTCACGCCCGCAGTGTAAAATCTCGAAACGCTTGTTACGCTTCTGCCCGTTCCGAGCGAGAAATGGTTGGCGGGAGGGAGGCGGGGATCATGGAGTCGGTTGGCGCGGAGAGAAAAGGTGTGACATCAATCCTCCCCTCTAATCGTTTTTCTGGGTCCTTGAATATTAAAAACAGCAGGCACACACTCCCTATCCATTTTTCCTAGAACAGCGACCGCATCGTTGAAGTGTTTGTTGCTATCAATCTAGGAGTAGTCTGAAAATTGCTTGCTTGGAACCTATTGAAGTATTATTGAGTGAGCATGCTGAAATCGAAGTAAAAGGCAAGGATGGACGAAGAAATCAACGGCATCGCTTTCGGCAACTGAACCAAGCCGGACAAATGTCAACAATGAGAGGAGAGGATGGAAGTGACAAAAGCAAGATTCTCAAAATCTTTGCAAAGCTTTCACTTGGTGCGGAAACCCCGCCACCCGTAAATTTTAAGGTCTCCTACTCTCCTGCAGAAGCGTGCTTGCTTTATTTAATTTCTTCTTTGGAATCTTGCTTGATTTGTGATGATGCGAGCAGCACGGGCATGATTGGTTTATCTTGATGTCCCGTCCCGGACTTTCGAGTTGAGTTTCGTCGGCTCCTTTCGTCCCCGAGCAAGCAGCTGAGCTGACTCAACCTCGATCATGCCCGTATTGTGTGATGtatatataatagaaaaaagTTCTGATCTTTTGTATTGTGTGATGTATACAGCTATCTATCTatttattatcttaatatttgagacGAAAAAAGAACATTCATGTTTGCTCTCAAAGGCTACATCGGACGGCACCGGAGAAGGAGGCTAGCCGCCGGCCAATGCGACGACGCTTTGGTGGTCGGGAGGCAAAGCAGAGGTTATGGACGAAGAAATCGGCCGGCGCAGGAATCACCGAACGCGATGAACGAGCATAACGGCGCTCCTCGCCGGAGTTAGGGAAGAAGCGCTCCCCGACTGCGCTACGGTAGCACTTCGGCGTGGGTTTTTGATGGGATGAGAAGTGCACGGTGCCGTAAATTCGAGAGTGATAATTATATGACGccgaagtaaaaaaaaattccataacAGGGTTGCCCCCGGATTCCATTATCACAGATAATGAAATTAAAAAAGTACTTCATCCACCAGTTTAAAACGCGAAGAAAGAATGAAAACAACGAGGTAGTTCCAACCAGGAGATATGGCACCGAAGTAACGAAGCAGCGGGAGTTGCTTGCCGGAGATGACGGTCGCGAAAAGGAAAGATAGGCGTGGTGCTCGCGGGATTTGAGCGGTGGCTTTGTTGTTGTGCGTACGTCCGCGTGCATCGGACGTGCATGTGATGGGAGAGAATATGCATGTCTGCATTCACGCATGTCCACGGAAAGATGCGTAAATGCGCCCATTCACGTTTGCACGTTCCTGAGCTAGCAATGTCAACAAGGAATAAGAAAAGTTGTGACAATCAGATGAAGGCTGCGAGGCGGCAAGGAACATTTGAGAGTGGCAAATTCGAGCTGGAGATGGA
The nucleotide sequence above comes from Phragmites australis chromosome 4, lpPhrAust1.1, whole genome shotgun sequence. Encoded proteins:
- the LOC133914943 gene encoding uncharacterized protein LOC133914943 isoform X1, which encodes MRGGGRNSNSGGSYRNPCLTMHQPWASLLVHGIKRVEGRSWPSPITGRLWIHAASKVPDPDTIKAMEDFYREIYAVNGITDIKFPDHYPVSRLLGCVEVVGCVRSEELVCWEDVPESVRLEGLTDFCWLCENPQKLVVPFEMRGYQGVYNLERRIYDGAVRGLSPVQGPLPVKFPLPDPTDPFSLKPGSLTFDSSKSAVRKTPSVTEAIAGARAAASQFSRKDHNATTKRETGMREQSWGNRADSSSGNGNLSSIVQGSPAYLQNQNQPSISGSAPGYSQNPNPGPRRSPRLQNGASVRLVTVALKELKQLSVSERAGQSVPRS
- the LOC133914943 gene encoding uncharacterized protein LOC133914943 isoform X2, which produces MRGGGRNSNSGGSYRNPCLTMHQPWASLLVHGIKRVEGRSWPSPITGRLWIHAASKVPDPDTIKAMEDFYREIYAVNGITDIKFPDHYPVSRLLGCVEVVGCVRSEELVCWEDVPESVRLEGLTDFCWLCENPQKLVVPFEMRGYQGVYNLERRIYDGAVRGLSPVQGPLPVKFPLPDPTDPFSLKPGSLTFDSSKSAVRKTPSVTEAIAGARAAASQFSRKDHNATTKRETGMREQSWGNRADSSSGNGNLSSIVQGSPAYLQNQNQPSISGSAPGYSQNPNPGPRRSPRLQNGASVRWHSRN